The genome window TACTCCGCATCGATGGTGAACTTCCCGCCGGGCAGCATCTGAACGCTCGCGTTGCGCAGGGTCTCGCCCTTGCCGTCCTTCACCGTGATGCTCGCGGTTTCGATCGGCTCCTTGGTGGCCTTGTCGATCACGCGGCCAGCCAAGCGCATCTGCTGCGGACGGATTGTGCAGCCGTAGATGTCGTCGCTTCCTTGGCCGCCAATGCGGTCGCTCACGAAGAATCCCGTGCTGTCATTGATCAGGATCAAGCCATGGTCGTTGTGGCGCGTGCTCATCGGGTAGCCCAGGTTGAACACGTTGCCCGGTCCGCTGGTGCCGATGCGCGTGAAGAAAAGATCGTACCCGCCAAGGCCCGGATGCCCGTTGCTGGCGAAATAGAGCGTGCCGTTGGCGGCCATGTGCGGGTGCATCTCATCGCCAGGAGTATTCACCTTCGGCCCCATGTTCTCCGGCGCGCCCCATTGGTTGCCGAGGTTCTTGCACACCCAGATGTCCACGCCGCCCATGCCGCCGGGCCGGTCGCTGGCGAAGTACAGGTTGCGGCCATCGGGGCTCACGCTTGGGTGGCCCAGGTTGAATTCTGGGTCGTTATGGTCGAAGGGCACGATGTTGCCCCATTCTTCCTGGCCGAATTCGCCTTTCACGATGTCCGAGAAGTAGATGCCCAGGTTGAGCTCGCCGCGCTTGCTCTTCTGCACGGTTCCGTACCAAACGTTATTGCGGGTGAAGTACACGCGCTTGGCCAACGAGTCAAAGCTCAAGGTGCCATCATGCCAGCGGGTGTTGATGTGCTGGCGCATCACCAAGGGGTTCTCGGCGGTCTCGCCCTTGAGTTCGGCGCTGTACAAGTTCAGGAAAGGCTGATCGTCCCACGCATAGCTGCGGCCACCGCCAGTGCCTTCGCCTCGAGCGCTGCTGAAGAGCAGGAACTCGCCCATCACGCTCATGCCTAGATCTGCTTGTGGACTGTTGACTGGCACTTTGCGGATGGTGGCGCTGGTGCTGTCGCGCCTGAGGCGGTAGAATAGGTCAGGCGTTCGGAGGTAGCCATTCACGCGGGCATCGTCGGGCCGCTCCTTCGCGTAGGCCTGGTACTGCTCCAGCGCCTCATTGTACTTGCCATTGGCGCGGAGCGCATCGCCGAATGCGCGCACGTCATCAGTGGTGCGGCCAGGCGCGATCATCAATCGGCGGTAGGCGCCCTCGGCCCCCGGCGCGTTGTCGACCTTGGTGTAGGCGACAGCCAACTGCCGCAACGTGGCGGCGTCGCTCTTTCCCCGTGCATCGAGGTCCTCGTAAATGGCGATCACCTTGTTGTAATCGAACACATCGTTGTAGCGATCGGCCATGCGCTGCTGGAGCTTCTGCGCGGGCGCAGCGGTAACGAGCAGCAGAGCGGCCAGCGCGGCCAGCGGTCGGATGCGGTGCATGCGTTGGCTCATGATCAGAAGTAACGGGGTGAACGGACGCCCTTGAGCGGCTTGCCGAGATTGAGTCCCAGCATGATCTCATGGCTGCCGCCGCTGTAATTGCGCAGCGGGGACAGGGTGAAGTCGTAGGCGTAGCCCACCGTGAGGTCGTTGGTGATGTGGTATTGCGCCAATGCGCCCACAGCATCAGTGTGCCGGTACATGGCGCCGAGCCAGAACTTCTCGAAGAAGAGGAAGTTGGCGCTGAGGTCGAAGCTCATGGGCGCTCCCTGCACCGCCTTGACGAGGAAGGTGGGCTTGAACTTGTGATATAGGCCCAGATCGAACACGTACCCGCCGGAGAGGAAGTAGTGCGGGCGCTGGCCGGGCTGGCTGACGAAAGCGAGTGAGTCTGTCTGAAAGAACTCGGTGCGCAGCAGCTTCGGCGTGCTCAGCCCGATGTAGTGCCGGTCGCTGTACCACATGAGGCCGAAGCCGAATTGCGGATCGAGCTTGGTGTTGACGTTCTGCTGGAAGACCTGATCGCCGGGCGTCATGGGATTGAGCTCCGCGAACTTTCCTTGGAAGAGGTTCAGGCCGCCTTTGAGGCCGAAGGCAAGCGTGCTATTGCCCAGGAACATGCGGTACGCCGCATCCACCATGAAACCGTATTGCGTGACCGGGCCGTGGGCATCGCGCATGATGGTGCCGCCCAGCGCGAAGCTCTCATTGAACACCGGGCCATGCGCAGTGAGCGTCTGCGTGGTAGGCGCGCCCTCGAAGCCTACCCACTGGTGGCGCGTGAGGGCCTTCAGGCTCAAACGGTCATGGCTTCCTGCATATGCCGGGTTCAGCGCGAGCATGTTGAACATGTATTGCGTGAACTGCGGGTCCTGCTGCGCCAGCACGGCGGTGCCCAGGAGCATCCCCAGCACGCTGCCCATCCATCGGTTGGCGGTTCTCATTTTCATCTGGAGTTCGGTTATAGCGGAGGCTGCCGTGGTGCTCGATTAGCGTCGCAGGTAGATGTATCCGGTGAAGGGGTCCTTATCGGTGCCCAAGTCGAGGATGTAGTAATAGGTGCCCTCGGGCAGGCCTTCCTTGAAGGCCGATCCGAATTGGCTCGTGCCATCCCACTGGTTATTGTAGGGGGTAGCCTCATACACCTTGTTGCCCCAGCGATTGAAGACCAGGAATTCGTTGCTGGGGTAGTACTCGATATTGGTGATCACGAACACGTCGTTGGTGCCATCACCGTTGGGCGAGAAGGCATCGGGGATCACGATGGTCTCGCAGTCCTTGATCAGCACCGTCATGGTGTCGGCAGTGGTGCCGCATTCGCCGTTGCTGACGGTCCACACGAACACATTGCTGCCGAGCGCCAAGCCAGTGACCGTGGTGGCCGGGTCGGAGGGCTGCGCGATGCTGCCACTGCCGGCGATGCGCGACCAGAGGCCATTGGCGGTGCTGGTGGCGGCCGTTGCATTCAGGTTGGTGCTGGTCGTGGTCTGGCAGAAGTCCTGATCAGGCCCGGCATCGGCAGGGGGCACGGTGTGGTCGTACGCCATCAGGGTCACCTGGTCGTTGCTGCTTCCGCATGGGCCATTATCAATGGTCCATTGGAACACATTGGCGCCGAGGCCGAGATTGGTGATCGCCGTGAAGGGATCATTCGCTTGCGCGATGCTGCCTTGTCCGCTGATCAGGGTCCAGGTGCCTGTGGCTGGCGCGGTGGCGCTGCTGGCGAGCATGGTCACCGGACCGTTGATCGGCGTGCAGAACGATTGATCGGGGCCTGCGGCTGCATTGGCCGCGTTGCCGTCGAATACCTCGATCGTCACGTTATCCGTGGTTGTCCCGCAAGGCCCGTTGTCCACCACCCATTGCAGCACGTACGTGCCCACGGTGAGTCCGCTCAAGGTTGCATTCGGGCTGTTGGAATCGCTGATGGTGGCTGAACCGCTGGCGAACACCCACGTGCCAAGTGCTGGTGCGCTGACAGCGCTGCCTTGCAGGGTAACGCTGCTCGCAGGCGTGCAGATCTCCTGGTCGGGGCCCGCATTCGAGGCAGCCAGATTTCCATCGAAGACAACGATGGTCACTTCATCCTGCGTGTCGCCGCAAGGTCCGTTGGTGACGGTCCAGCGGAAGGTGTTGGTGCCGACCGAAAGGCCGCTCACGCCAGTGTTTGGGTTGCTCGCATCGGCGAATACGCCTGTGCCGATGATCACTGTCCAGAGGCCCGTGCCGGGGAAGGTGACGCTGTTGCCAGCGAGCGCGGTGCTGGTCTGAGGCGTGCAGAGTTCCTGATCCGGTCCGGCATTGGCTGCAGGCTGATCGGCGTCGTAGATGAACACGCTCACTTGATCGCTGCTGCTTCCGCACGGCCCGTTGCTGATGGTCCACGTGAAATCGTGCTGGCCCACCGTGAGGCCCGAGACGCCGCTGTTCGGATCGCTCGGATCGGCGATGATGGCCGTGCCGCTCGTGGTGCTCCACGAACCCGTGCCGGGGAGCACCGGCGTGTTGCCTTCGAGGTTGGTTGTGCTGGTGGGCGTGCAGAAGCTCTGGTCGGGGCCTGCCTGCGCGTCGGGCGCATCGGCATCGAAGATGTCCACTTGCACGGTGTCGCGGCTCGGAGGCCCGAAGCCGCATTGGCCGTTGTAGATCTCCCAAACGAACTGGTAGCTGCCCACGCCCAATCCGTTTATGGCCGTGCTCGCCTCGTTCGGCGCAACGATGTTCGCGGGCGCGCCCAGCACTTGGGTCCAAGTGCCTACGCCGGGAATCTCCGGCACGTTGCCGGCCATGGTCACTTCATCCATCGGTGAGCACCATTGCTGATCGGGGCCGGCGTCGGCCAGCGGCGCGTTCGGGTTGTACACGCGCACTTCCACTGTATCGGTGAGGATGCCGTTGTTGGGGCAAGGGTCCCACTCCAAGGTCCACACGAAGACGTTGGTGCCTTGCGAGAGTCCGGTGATCGCGGAGTTCGGGTTGTTCGGCTCGGCGATGATACCGGTGCCCGCGATCAAGGTCCACGTGCCTTCGGCAGGAGCGGGCGGCTGTTCACCCAAGAGGCTGTCTATGGCCGTGAGCGGCAGGCAGATCTCAATGTCCGGACCGGCATTCGCGGCGGCCGTGGTGTCATCGTAGAGCACGATGCTCACGTCATCGAGGCTGCTTCCGCAGGGACCGTTGTACACGCTCCATTGGTAGGTGTTCACGCCGATGGCGATCTGCTCTATCAGGGTGAGCGGATCGTTCTGGTTCACCGGTGTTCCGGCGCCGGCCAGCACGCTCCAGGTGCCTTGCGCTGGGAAGATCAGCGGGCTGCCCGCCATGAAGACGCTGTCCTGCGGCACGCAGAGCTCTTGATCCAGGCCTGCGTTCGCCAAAGGGTTGTTGGGGTCGAAGACGAATACGCTCATCTCATCCTCGGTGGTCACGCACACGCCGCTGGTTATCGTCCAGCGCAGTCGCGTTTCGCCCACTGCAAGGTCGGTGACGGTGGTGGTGGGCGATGCCGGGTCCGTGATGTTGCCGGGGCCGCTCACGATGGTCCAGCTGCCCACTGCAGCGCCTACCGGCACATTGCCCGCTAGCGTCACTTCAGAATCAGGGAAGCAGAGCTCTTGATCAGGTCCGGCATCCGCCGCAGGCGCCTGCGCATCGAAGAGCGTGATGGTCACTTGATCGTTCGTGAGGCTGTTGGCGCAGCTGCCGTTGTACACCTCCCATTGGAACACATTCACTCCGAGGCCGAGGTTGGTGATCTCCGTGTTCGGGTCGTTCGCATCAGCGATGTCGCCGCTGCCGCTGATCAAGGTCCAGGTGCCGACAGCGGGGAAGATGATCGCGCTGCCGGCCATGGTGGCGCTGGTGAGCGGTGTGCACACCTGCTGATCAGGGCCTGCATCCGCATCGAGGTTGTTCTCGTCGTACACGCGGATCACCACGATGTCGGTGGTATTGCTGGGATCGCACGGGCCATTGGACACGCTCCACTCGAAGATGTGCTCGCCCACCTCCAGGCCGAGCACGGCGCTGACCGGATCGTTCGGATTGAGGATGGTGCCGGTGCTGCTCACCACGCTCCAGGTGCCGACCGCTGGGAAGATGATGGTGCTGCCCTGCATGTTGGTGCTGGTAGCGGTGCCGGTGGGCGTGCAGAGTTCTTGGTCGGGACCGGCATCGGCGATCGGATTGTTCTCATCGTACAGGGTGATGATGAGCTGATCGCTGGAAAGGCCGTTGGGGCAGGCGCCATTGTCCACCGTCCATTCGCACACGTTCACGCCCACGCCGAGGTTGGTGATGGTGGTGTTCGGATCGTTCGCGTCAGAGAAGGTCCCTTGGCCCTGCACCAGCGTCCAGGTGCCGATGGCCGGGAAGATGACCGGGCTGGCATCGAGCTGTGCGGTGGTGCCGTCGCTGGTGCACAGGTTCTGGTCCGCGCCGGCGTTCGCGCTCGGGGTATTCTCATCGAATACCTGCACAACCACTTGATCCGTGGTGATGCCCGTGGCGCAAGGCCCATTGTCCACGATCCATTCGAATATGCTCTCGCCGATCTCCAGGTCGAAGACCACCGTGCTCGCGTTGTTCGGCTGTGCGATGGTGCCCGTGCCGCTCACGAGTACCCAGGTGCCCACTGCCGGGAAGGTGACCGAACTGCCTTGCAGCGTGGTGCTGGTCACATTGGGCGTGCAGAGCTCTTGATCAGGGCCAGCGTTGGCCTCAGGGTTCTCGTCGAAATACACGAAGATGCTCACCAGGTCGCTGCTGCCGCTGGTCTCACAGGGCCCGTTGTTCATCGTCCATTGGAAGATGTTCTCACCCACTGCCAGGTTCGTCACCAGCGTGTTGGGATCGTTCGGGTCGGCGATGCTGCCTTGGCCATTGATCAAGGTCCAGGTTCCGGTGGCGGGCACGGTAGGCGTATTGCCCTGCAGGTTGGTACTGGTCTGCGGCGTGCAGAGGTCCTGGTCGGCACCGGCGTTCGCGGCCGGGTTGTTCAGGTCGAAGAGGAAGATGGTGACCTCGTCCTGCGTGATTCCGTTCGCGCAAGGCCCGTTGTTCACGGTCCAACGGAACACGTTGATGCCAACGGCGAGATCCGTGACGGTCGTGATGGGCGAATTCGGATCGGTGATGTCGCCTTGACCGCTCACCAAGGTCCATGTTCCCGTGGCCGGGAAGGTGGGCGTGTTGCCGATGAGTGTGGTGCTATTGGTCGGGGTGCAGAACTCCTGGTCCGGCCCTGCGTCCGCATCTGCATTCTCATCATCGAATACGAGAATGCTCACCAGGTCTGTGGTGGGGGTATTGCAGGGGCCGTTGAATACGGTCCACTGGAACACGTTCTCACCGATGGCGAGGTTGGTGATCGTGGTGCTTGGGGAGCCTGCATTCGCGATGTCGCCCTGACCGCTCACCAAGGTCCATTGACCGGTTGCCGGGAAGATCAGGTTGCTGCCAGCCATCACA of Flavobacteriales bacterium contains these proteins:
- a CDS encoding carboxypeptidase regulatory-like domain-containing protein produces the protein MSQRMHRIRPLAALAALLLVTAAPAQKLQQRMADRYNDVFDYNKVIAIYEDLDARGKSDAATLRQLAVAYTKVDNAPGAEGAYRRLMIAPGRTTDDVRAFGDALRANGKYNEALEQYQAYAKERPDDARVNGYLRTPDLFYRLRRDSTSATIRKVPVNSPQADLGMSVMGEFLLFSSARGEGTGGGRSYAWDDQPFLNLYSAELKGETAENPLVMRQHINTRWHDGTLSFDSLAKRVYFTRNNVWYGTVQKSKRGELNLGIYFSDIVKGEFGQEEWGNIVPFDHNDPEFNLGHPSVSPDGRNLYFASDRPGGMGGVDIWVCKNLGNQWGAPENMGPKVNTPGDEMHPHMAANGTLYFASNGHPGLGGYDLFFTRIGTSGPGNVFNLGYPMSTRHNDHGLILINDSTGFFVSDRIGGQGSDDIYGCTIRPQQMRLAGRVIDKATKEPIETASITVKDGKGETLRNASVQMLPGGKFTIDAEYRERYLLAANATGYNQAEMALATNDDPLEEIVIEMEKYDYLAEGTVFDGNTNLPLTGATVVLTDAQGKEMARHATDASGNYSFPLLKEMDYRLQAEKENYFKQSARISTRTATSPIIRTDFRLFPLEVNQVVRLDNIFYDYNKWNIRPDAAVELDKLVQTLRDNPTVRIELSSHTDCRGKDAYNKSLSEKRAKSAVDYLISQGIEKGRLVSKGYGESKPSETCVCEKCSEEQHQNNRRTEFKVLSK
- a CDS encoding type IX secretion system membrane protein PorP/SprF; this encodes MRTANRWMGSVLGMLLGTAVLAQQDPQFTQYMFNMLALNPAYAGSHDRLSLKALTRHQWVGFEGAPTTQTLTAHGPVFNESFALGGTIMRDAHGPVTQYGFMVDAAYRMFLGNSTLAFGLKGGLNLFQGKFAELNPMTPGDQVFQQNVNTKLDPQFGFGLMWYSDRHYIGLSTPKLLRTEFFQTDSLAFVSQPGQRPHYFLSGGYVFDLGLYHKFKPTFLVKAVQGAPMSFDLSANFLFFEKFWLGAMYRHTDAVGALAQYHITNDLTVGYAYDFTLSPLRNYSGGSHEIMLGLNLGKPLKGVRSPRYF